A genomic window from Cryobacterium sp. SO2 includes:
- the thrC gene encoding threonine synthase, with protein sequence MSSERETGQHQMVKTQSRQWRGVLREYADRLNISDATPIITLGEGGTPLIPAAALSARTGAKVWVKYEGMNPTGSFKDRGMTMAISKAVEDGAKAVICASTGNTSASAAAYATHAGIKAVVLVPEGKIAMGKLSQAIAHNAQLLQVQGNFDDCLDIARDLAKNYPVHLVNSVNPDRIEGQKTAAFEVVEVLEDAPDFHIVPVGNAGNYTAYFRGYSEELARGATTKLPRMFGFQAAGSAPLVLGHRVENPETIASAIRIGNPASWDFALAAREASDGYFGAISDEKILEAYRILSAEVGIFVEPASAISVAGLLERADAGKIPAGATVVLTVTGHGLKDPQWALRTADGSDVKPTIVPVDTAAIAEVLGLGQK encoded by the coding sequence ATGTCCAGCGAACGAGAGACCGGTCAGCACCAGATGGTCAAGACCCAGTCCCGTCAGTGGCGCGGTGTGCTGCGCGAGTACGCCGACCGGCTGAACATTAGCGACGCCACCCCGATCATCACGCTCGGTGAGGGCGGCACTCCGCTGATCCCCGCCGCCGCGCTCTCCGCGCGCACCGGCGCCAAGGTCTGGGTGAAGTACGAGGGCATGAACCCCACCGGATCCTTCAAGGACCGCGGTATGACGATGGCCATCTCCAAGGCCGTCGAAGACGGCGCAAAGGCCGTCATCTGCGCGTCCACCGGCAACACCTCGGCGTCCGCCGCGGCCTACGCCACCCACGCCGGCATCAAGGCCGTCGTGCTGGTGCCCGAGGGCAAGATCGCCATGGGCAAGCTCAGCCAGGCCATCGCGCACAACGCGCAGCTGCTGCAGGTGCAGGGCAACTTCGACGACTGCCTCGACATCGCTCGCGACCTCGCCAAGAACTACCCGGTGCACCTGGTCAACTCGGTCAACCCCGACCGCATCGAAGGCCAGAAGACCGCGGCCTTCGAGGTCGTCGAGGTGCTCGAAGACGCCCCGGACTTCCACATCGTGCCCGTCGGCAACGCCGGCAACTACACGGCGTACTTCCGCGGCTACAGCGAAGAACTCGCCCGTGGCGCCACCACCAAACTGCCCCGGATGTTCGGGTTCCAGGCCGCCGGTAGCGCGCCTCTCGTGCTCGGTCACCGGGTGGAGAACCCGGAGACCATCGCCAGCGCCATCCGCATCGGCAACCCGGCCTCGTGGGACTTCGCCCTCGCCGCCCGTGAGGCCAGCGACGGCTACTTCGGCGCCATCAGCGACGAGAAGATCCTCGAGGCCTACCGCATCCTCTCCGCCGAAGTGGGCATCTTCGTCGAGCCGGCCTCCGCCATCAGCGTTGCGGGCCTGCTCGAACGCGCAGACGCCGGCAAGATCCCGGCCGGCGCCACCGTCGTGCTCACCGTCACCGGCCACGGCCTGAAGGACCCGCAGTGGGCGCTTCGCACGGCCGACGGCTCCGACGTGAAGCCGACCATCGTGCCGGTCGACACCGCGGCCATCGCCGAGGTGCTGGGGTTGGGTCAGAAGTGA
- the thrB gene encoding homoserine kinase codes for MTTALPVEGRNTLAGRSVVVKVPATTANLGPGFDTLGLALAHYDHLQVAVTDTPGVFVEVHGIGAGEVPTDESNLVVRAIAHTFAAYGLPLPGLKLIADNKIPHGRGMGSSGAAIVSGIMAAKGLLEGIVDIDSEALLVLATEMEGHPDNVAPALFGGLTIAWMQPDGPKHKKLMVHRGVSPMVFVPEHAMSTALARSLQPQSVPHEDAVFNLSRSALLIAALIQSPELLLVATEDKLHQSYRSAAMPETSRLITLLRDHGFAAVVSGAGPSILVLASDPGQRLVAAALVAEHSETPWQSLMLAVDFKGATVIRTDA; via the coding sequence GTGACCACCGCGCTCCCCGTCGAGGGACGCAACACCCTGGCCGGCCGCTCGGTGGTCGTGAAGGTTCCCGCCACCACGGCCAACCTCGGCCCCGGCTTCGACACCCTCGGCCTCGCACTCGCGCACTACGACCACCTGCAGGTGGCCGTGACGGACACGCCCGGCGTGTTCGTCGAGGTACACGGAATCGGCGCAGGCGAGGTGCCCACCGACGAGAGCAACCTCGTGGTGCGGGCCATCGCGCACACCTTCGCCGCCTACGGGCTGCCCCTGCCGGGGCTCAAGCTGATCGCGGACAACAAGATCCCGCACGGCCGCGGCATGGGGTCATCCGGCGCAGCCATCGTCTCGGGCATCATGGCCGCCAAGGGCCTGCTCGAGGGCATCGTCGACATCGACTCCGAGGCGCTCCTGGTGCTCGCCACCGAGATGGAAGGGCACCCGGACAACGTGGCGCCCGCCCTCTTCGGCGGTCTCACCATCGCGTGGATGCAGCCGGACGGTCCCAAGCACAAGAAGCTGATGGTGCACCGCGGCGTCTCGCCCATGGTCTTCGTGCCCGAGCACGCCATGTCCACCGCGCTCGCGCGCAGCCTGCAGCCGCAGTCGGTGCCGCACGAAGACGCCGTCTTCAACCTGTCCCGCTCCGCGCTGCTCATCGCCGCGCTCATCCAGAGCCCTGAGCTCCTGCTCGTGGCCACCGAGGACAAGCTGCACCAGAGCTACCGCTCCGCGGCGATGCCGGAGACCAGCCGACTGATCACGCTGCTGCGCGATCACGGGTTCGCGGCCGTCGTCTCCGGTGCCGGGCCGTCGATCCTGGTGTTGGCCAGCGACCCCGGCCAGCGCCTGGTCGCTGCCGCGCTCGTGGCGGAACACTCCGAGACTCCTTGGCAGTCGCTGATGCTGGCGGTCGATTTCAAGGGCGCCACGGTCATCCGCACCGACGCCTAG
- the rho gene encoding transcription termination factor Rho, translated as MTNVNLHANGVDISRLSTLRVAELQALAGELGIQGASKLRKGELVDAITANQSGATESAAPADAPAEVAAAEAAPVEAPAEAVVEAPVEAAPKKRVSRRVSTATSAPAVAHVNADGDLGLGLILPEAGSRRKTTAPTTYAGATAGDIVADAPVEKPARQVRKRASTSTITEAVAAALVAEAEAAAASVEAPAASAPVAAEPATEAPAGNSRNRRGGNTRNDNRGENRNEGRNESRNNGRNGGNNRNAAATARNAFDARSIIDAQNAEDGYETPAETVDAAPAETTVDAESTESRIQRPEGVVRAERSERGGRQRNQRGARAEQTEQAEPTEQVEAAEQAEPTEQADTTGAETDQSEQSDQPRQGRNRNRSRGGDRNQNQQGDRAQQSTDDRGDDRQANQRQAGNRGQGQDRQQQDRQQQDRQQNDRQQGDRQQSDRAQQERQGQDRNQGLDRNSGPEDELNGRNNRSRFRDRKRRGATSNDDFEPELTDDDVLIPVAGILDVLDNYAFVRTSGYLPGASDVYVSLGQVKKYNLRKGDAVVGSIRQPHEGDQSGRQKYNAIVKVDSINGLTVEEAATRVEFQKLTPLYPQERLRLETEPGKLTQRIIDLVAPIGKGQRGLIVAPPKAGKTIVMQQIANAIATNNPEVHLMVVLVDERPEEVTDMQRTVKGEVIASTFDRPAEDHTTVAELAIERAKRLVELGHDVVVLLDSITRLGRAYNLTAPPSGRILSGGVDASALYPPKRFFGAARNIENGGSLTILASALVETGSKMDEVIFEEFKGTGNMELRLSRHLADKRIFPAVDVNASGTRREEMLMSADEVKITWKLRRALAGLEQQQALEVILGRLKETSSNVEFLMQVQKSMPTPNGSDKDH; from the coding sequence GTGACCAACGTCAATCTCCACGCCAACGGTGTGGACATCTCTCGCCTTTCTACCCTTCGTGTCGCCGAGCTTCAGGCTCTCGCGGGCGAACTGGGTATCCAGGGCGCATCCAAACTTCGTAAAGGAGAGCTCGTGGACGCAATCACCGCGAACCAGTCCGGCGCGACCGAGTCGGCCGCACCTGCCGACGCCCCCGCCGAGGTCGCAGCCGCTGAGGCAGCACCCGTCGAGGCGCCTGCAGAGGCCGTCGTCGAGGCGCCCGTCGAGGCCGCCCCGAAGAAGCGCGTCTCCCGCCGCGTCAGCACCGCCACGTCGGCTCCGGCCGTCGCACACGTCAACGCCGACGGCGACCTGGGCCTCGGCCTGATCCTCCCCGAGGCCGGCAGCCGTCGCAAGACCACCGCCCCCACCACCTACGCCGGCGCCACCGCCGGTGACATCGTCGCCGACGCCCCCGTGGAGAAGCCTGCCCGTCAGGTCCGCAAGCGTGCCAGCACCTCCACCATCACCGAGGCCGTCGCCGCCGCACTCGTCGCAGAGGCCGAGGCCGCAGCGGCCAGCGTCGAAGCGCCCGCCGCCAGCGCGCCCGTCGCCGCCGAGCCGGCCACCGAGGCCCCCGCCGGCAACTCCCGCAACCGTCGTGGTGGCAACACCCGCAACGACAACCGTGGCGAGAACCGCAACGAAGGCCGCAACGAAAGCCGCAACAACGGTCGCAACGGCGGCAACAACCGCAACGCGGCCGCCACGGCCCGCAACGCGTTCGACGCCCGCAGCATCATCGACGCTCAGAACGCCGAAGACGGCTACGAGACCCCCGCCGAGACCGTCGACGCCGCACCGGCAGAGACCACCGTCGACGCCGAGAGCACCGAGTCCCGCATCCAGCGCCCCGAGGGCGTTGTGCGCGCAGAGCGCTCCGAGCGCGGCGGCCGCCAGCGCAACCAGCGCGGCGCCCGTGCCGAGCAGACCGAGCAGGCAGAACCGACCGAGCAGGTCGAGGCAGCCGAGCAGGCCGAGCCGACCGAGCAGGCCGACACCACCGGCGCAGAGACCGACCAGTCCGAGCAGTCCGACCAGCCGCGTCAGGGCCGCAACCGCAACCGCAGCCGCGGCGGCGACCGCAACCAGAACCAGCAGGGCGACCGCGCGCAGCAGTCCACGGATGACCGTGGCGACGACCGCCAGGCCAACCAGCGCCAGGCGGGCAACCGCGGCCAGGGCCAGGACCGTCAGCAGCAGGACCGCCAGCAGCAGGATCGTCAGCAGAACGACCGCCAGCAGGGCGATCGCCAGCAGAGCGACCGCGCCCAGCAGGAGCGCCAGGGCCAGGATCGCAACCAGGGCCTGGACCGCAACTCCGGCCCAGAGGACGAGCTGAACGGCCGCAACAACCGCAGCCGTTTCCGTGACCGCAAGCGTCGCGGCGCCACCAGCAACGACGACTTCGAGCCCGAGCTGACCGACGATGACGTGCTCATCCCGGTCGCCGGCATCCTCGACGTTCTCGACAACTACGCGTTCGTGCGCACCTCCGGCTACCTGCCCGGCGCCAGCGACGTCTACGTCTCGCTCGGCCAGGTCAAGAAGTACAACCTGCGCAAGGGTGACGCCGTCGTCGGCTCGATCCGTCAGCCGCACGAGGGTGACCAGAGCGGCCGCCAGAAGTACAACGCGATCGTCAAGGTCGACTCCATCAACGGCCTGACCGTCGAGGAAGCCGCCACCCGCGTCGAGTTCCAGAAGCTCACCCCGCTCTACCCGCAAGAGCGTCTGCGCCTCGAGACCGAGCCGGGCAAGCTGACCCAGCGCATCATCGACCTCGTCGCCCCGATCGGCAAGGGCCAGCGCGGCCTGATCGTCGCGCCGCCCAAGGCCGGCAAGACCATCGTCATGCAGCAGATCGCCAACGCCATCGCCACGAACAACCCCGAGGTCCACCTCATGGTCGTCCTGGTCGACGAGCGTCCGGAAGAGGTCACCGACATGCAGCGCACGGTCAAGGGTGAGGTCATCGCCTCCACCTTCGACCGTCCCGCCGAGGACCACACCACGGTCGCCGAGCTCGCCATCGAGCGCGCCAAGCGCCTCGTCGAGCTGGGCCACGACGTCGTCGTGTTGCTCGACTCGATCACCCGCCTGGGCCGTGCCTACAACCTGACGGCCCCGCCGTCGGGTCGCATCCTCTCCGGCGGTGTCGACGCATCCGCGCTGTACCCGCCCAAGCGTTTCTTCGGCGCTGCCCGCAACATCGAGAACGGTGGCTCGCTCACCATCCTCGCCTCCGCGCTGGTGGAGACCGGGTCCAAGATGGACGAGGTCATCTTCGAGGAGTTCAAGGGCACCGGCAACATGGAGCTGCGCCTGTCGCGCCACCTGGCCGACAAGCGCATCTTCCCGGCCGTCGACGTCAACGCATCCGGCACCCGCCGCGAAGAAATGCTGATGAGCGCCGATGAGGTCAAGATCACCTGGAAGCTGCGCCGCGCCCTCGCCGGACTCGAGCAGCAGCAGGCGCTCGAGGTCATCCTGGGCCGGCTGAAGGAGACCTCGTCCAACGTCGAGTTCCTGATGCAGGTTCAGAAGTCGATGCCGACCCCGAACGGGTCAGACAAGGATCACTGA